A part of Marinihelvus fidelis genomic DNA contains:
- a CDS encoding TRAP transporter small permease, which produces MTDVPNDPTEPRPLDRAPGPVGRLLNGAAAVTQFFCTALMVVMTVIISWQIFGRFILNNTPKWSEQLAGVLMVYLTLLGGAIAVKEGRHIALTYFRDRFPVKLREAAWVVCHLLVLGFGLIMLVYGAKMAQLVQAWTIPTLGVSTSVNYWPFPVSGALIVAFSAQALVRAWRNTP; this is translated from the coding sequence ATGACTGACGTGCCAAACGACCCGACCGAACCACGGCCGCTGGACCGCGCCCCGGGGCCCGTCGGCCGGCTGCTGAACGGCGCCGCCGCCGTCACCCAGTTCTTCTGCACCGCGCTGATGGTGGTGATGACCGTGATCATCAGCTGGCAGATTTTCGGCCGCTTCATTCTTAACAACACGCCCAAGTGGTCCGAGCAGCTGGCCGGTGTGCTGATGGTCTACCTGACGCTGCTGGGCGGCGCCATTGCCGTCAAGGAAGGTCGCCACATCGCGCTCACCTACTTCCGCGACCGTTTTCCGGTCAAGCTGCGTGAAGCCGCCTGGGTGGTCTGCCACCTGCTGGTGCTGGGCTTCGGCCTGATCATGCTGGTCTACGGCGCGAAGATGGCCCAGCTGGTCCAGGCCTGGACCATCCCGACGCTGGGCGTGTCCACCAGCGTGAATTACTGGCCGTTCCCCGTGTCCGGCGCCCTGATCGTGGCCTTCAGCGCGCAAGCGCTGGTGCGGGCCTGGAGAAACACCCCATGA
- a CDS encoding TRAP transporter substrate-binding protein: MNLRHLAHGALAASLLALAVPATEARTFRSADIHPTDYPTVEAVRYMSDRLEALSGGEFDIRVYYGRQLGEERDTVEQTVFGAIDINRINIPVLNNVVTETNVLSLPFIFRSVEHRDKVLRGPIGREILDAMAPYGLVGLAFYDSGVRSFYTPDTAIRTPEDMTGLRIRVQNSDVAVAMVEDLGGNATPMEFGQVYEALRNGTIDGAENNWPSYSSTRHFEVARVYSLTQHSMVPEALVMSKLTWDKLTPEQQGWVRQAAEESIDEMRRLWDLRVADARERIIAAGNTIVDDIDKTPFIEAVQPVYEKHASDPVLADLVRRIQETPDD; encoded by the coding sequence TGCGACATCTGGCTCACGGCGCCCTGGCGGCGTCGCTACTTGCCCTGGCGGTCCCGGCCACCGAGGCCCGCACTTTCCGTTCGGCGGACATCCACCCAACCGACTACCCGACCGTGGAAGCGGTGCGCTACATGAGCGACCGCCTGGAGGCGTTGTCAGGCGGCGAGTTCGACATTCGCGTCTACTACGGCCGCCAGCTGGGCGAAGAGCGCGACACGGTGGAGCAGACGGTGTTCGGTGCGATTGATATCAATCGCATCAATATCCCGGTGCTGAACAACGTGGTCACCGAAACCAACGTGCTGTCGCTGCCGTTCATCTTTCGCTCGGTGGAACACCGCGACAAGGTCCTGCGTGGCCCCATCGGCCGCGAGATCCTCGACGCGATGGCGCCGTATGGCCTGGTCGGCCTGGCCTTCTACGATTCCGGCGTGCGCTCGTTCTACACGCCGGACACCGCCATTCGCACCCCGGAAGACATGACCGGCCTGCGCATCCGCGTGCAGAACTCGGACGTGGCGGTCGCGATGGTCGAGGACCTGGGCGGCAACGCCACGCCAATGGAGTTTGGCCAGGTCTACGAGGCCCTGCGCAATGGCACCATCGACGGCGCCGAGAACAACTGGCCGTCGTATTCCAGCACGCGGCATTTCGAGGTCGCCCGCGTCTACAGCCTGACCCAGCACTCCATGGTGCCGGAAGCCCTGGTGATGTCGAAACTGACCTGGGACAAGCTGACGCCGGAGCAACAGGGTTGGGTTCGCCAGGCCGCCGAGGAGTCCATCGACGAGATGCGACGCCTGTGGGACCTGCGCGTGGCCGACGCGCGTGAGCGCATCATCGCTGCCGGCAACACCATCGTCGATGACATCGACAAGACCCCCTTTATCGAGGCCGTCCAGCCGGTGTACGAGAAGCACGCTTCCGACCCGGTGCTCGCCGACCTTGTGCGCCGCATCCAGGAGACCCCCGATGACTGA